In a genomic window of Dehalobacter sp.:
- a CDS encoding helix-turn-helix transcriptional regulator, whose protein sequence is MSVGTAIRKTRQVSQEVLAKKCNVSRELIAAIETNRRRLPQDISPMLARFIDHGNLYSVLQREASGVGPIYLNNIDDHPLACVMKMLEEYREAIDITMEIVPILIRGPGRATEEDLRKLEEWGLECCEAATARENAQSRVFKKFGLSLAELWDQHEQELIEKGYLKKEKTASKAAM, encoded by the coding sequence GTGTCAGTAGGTACGGCAATCAGGAAAACGCGTCAAGTCAGTCAGGAGGTGTTGGCAAAGAAGTGCAACGTTTCAAGGGAGTTGATAGCAGCTATCGAAACAAATCGGCGCCGGCTGCCGCAGGATATTTCGCCCATGCTTGCCCGGTTTATCGACCACGGCAATTTATACAGCGTCCTCCAGCGCGAAGCAAGCGGGGTAGGCCCGATTTACCTAAACAACATTGATGATCACCCACTGGCCTGTGTTATGAAGATGCTGGAGGAATACAGAGAGGCCATAGACATAACAATGGAAATCGTCCCAATCCTGATAAGGGGACCAGGCCGGGCGACAGAGGAGGACTTAAGAAAACTGGAGGAGTGGGGCCTGGAGTGCTGTGAGGCCGCAACAGCCAGGGAGAACGCCCAGAGCAGGGTATTTAAAAAGTTTGGATTGAGCCTGGCTGAGTTGTGGGACCAACACGAGCAGGAATTAATAGAAAAAGGATACCTAAAAAAAGAAAAGACCGCTTCGAAAGCGGCAATGTGA
- a CDS encoding helix-turn-helix domain-containing protein, which translates to MIIIKIDLDKLKVLRKQNKLTQEEVAKALGYKSALGYHYLENGRCQIKAEQILILADLFKVPIVELFFKDQVAKMATKGANPKLTPTGTDGQLV; encoded by the coding sequence GTGATTATTATTAAAATAGATTTAGATAAGCTTAAGGTATTAAGAAAGCAAAACAAGTTAACCCAGGAGGAAGTTGCTAAAGCGCTCGGTTACAAGAGCGCACTCGGTTATCATTACTTGGAAAATGGAAGATGTCAAATTAAAGCCGAGCAAATCTTAATATTAGCGGATTTATTTAAAGTCCCTATTGTAGAACTTTTTTTTAAAGATCAAGTTGCCAAAATGGCAACTAAAGGCGCAAATCCTAAACTTACACCAACCGGCACCGATGGCCAGTTAGTTTAA
- a CDS encoding helix-turn-helix domain-containing protein yields the protein MGLSQAELGEKTGQPELTIRYYEKGKRKISIEDLEKIGHALQRPLDLLAPELFASERHEPDILIPTKKIPLVGKIKAGSPGYAAQEKLGEITVSKYIDADFGLLIKGDSMIDAGINPGDIAVCKKTEFAEHGDIVVALVNGDETTLKYLINEDGELKLRAANPKYPDIALSQGDGRIQGVVVTIQKRPSSYKRFFVDVQEGDDWNDVIQEAAKYGITREAAKRLIKSFGRLKEGLPEEDL from the coding sequence ATGGGGCTTTCACAGGCTGAACTCGGCGAAAAAACTGGACAACCTGAGCTTACAATAAGGTACTACGAAAAAGGTAAAAGAAAGATATCCATTGAAGACTTAGAGAAAATCGGACATGCCCTTCAGCGCCCCCTTGACTTACTAGCCCCCGAGCTTTTCGCCTCAGAGAGGCATGAGCCTGATATACTAATTCCCACGAAGAAAATCCCTCTCGTAGGTAAAATAAAAGCCGGCTCCCCAGGTTACGCAGCTCAAGAAAAACTCGGTGAGATAACAGTATCTAAGTATATTGACGCCGACTTCGGGCTCCTGATTAAAGGAGACAGTATGATAGATGCGGGGATCAACCCCGGAGATATTGCGGTATGCAAGAAAACGGAATTTGCCGAACATGGTGACATTGTGGTGGCACTCGTAAATGGCGATGAAACCACTCTTAAGTATCTCATCAACGAAGACGGCGAATTGAAGCTTAGGGCCGCCAATCCCAAATATCCTGACATAGCCTTGAGCCAGGGCGATGGCCGGATCCAGGGCGTTGTTGTTACAATCCAGAAAAGGCCATCGAGTTACAAGCGTTTTTTTGTTGATGTTCAAGAGGGAGACGACTGGAATGATGTTATACAAGAGGCGGCGAAATACGGGATTACTCGTGAGGCAGCAAAAAGGTTGATTAAGTCTTTTGGGCGGCTGAAGGAAGGGCTGCCGGAGGAAGATTTGTAA